The genomic DNA GCAGCGGCAATCGTAATATCCCACGGGCGATATGAGGTGCTGCCGAGATGATAAATGGCGTTGCAGCCATCGTTGCAACCGAAACAGCGAGAAACAGTTTGTAATTTGCGTCACTGAGCAAGCCGTGTTCGATACCCGATTTTGCAAGAATAAACGCAAATTCCCCCACCTGACTGAGTGTGAGTCCCGCCAGAATCGCCGTGCGTAGTGGGTATCCTAGCATCGAAGTCACCCCTCCTGCAATGATGCTTTTTGCAACCAGAACACCGATTGTCAGCCCCGCAATCAACAATGGCTTTTGAAATAGCACGTGAAAGTCGAGTAGCATACCAACGGACACAAAGAAGAAACTGGTGAACACATCCCGAAAAGGTGAGATGTGACCGAGTGCGTCGTGGCTCGACTCCGATTCGGAGACGATTAGCCCTGCGAGGAAGGCACCAAGTGCCAAAGACACGCCGAAACGCGATGTTAGCCAGACGACAGCGAGGCAGATGGCGAGAACGCTCAACAGGAAAACTTCGCGGCTGCGCGTTCGAAGTGCCTGTGATAGAATCAGCGGCACGACGTACTTTGCACCAACAAACACCACACCAATCATCACCACGCCCTTTGCCAGCAGTAAAACGAGCGCTCTGCTTATGTCTCCCGGATGTCCAGCAAGGATTGGCGTGATCAGCATCATCGGAACAATGGCGATATCTTGAAAAATCAGGATTGCCAATGCTGTGCCCCCATGTGGTGTTCGTGTTTCATCGCGCTCTTGTAGCAGTTTCATCACAATCGCCGTGCTACTGACAGCGGCGAGACAACCGATGAAGAGCGATTCGTTGGTCGCCTGACCGAAGTGCCGCGCTAATGCAAACGCCGCTAGAAGTGTCAATCCAACTTGTAGCGACCCGCCCATCAATACCGATTGCTTAATCCGAAGTAGATTCTTTAATGAAAACTCGATGCCGATAGCAAACAGCAGCAAGATGACACCAATTTCCGCTAGAATTTCGACTTCACGGTCTGCTTGAATCAGACCCAATCCGTGAGGTCCTGCAATC from Candidatus Poribacteria bacterium includes the following:
- a CDS encoding cation:proton antiporter, with amino-acid sequence MEIPLLYDICIIFGLSIGVLLICHKLSVPSIVGFLLTGLIAGPHGLGLIQADREVEILAEIGVILLLFAIGIEFSLKNLLRIKQSVLMGGSLQVGLTLLAAFALARHFGQATNESLFIGCLAAVSSTAIVMKLLQERDETRTPHGGTALAILIFQDIAIVPMMLITPILAGHPGDISRALVLLLAKGVVMIGVVFVGAKYVVPLILSQALRTRSREVFLLSVLAICLAVVWLTSRFGVSLALGAFLAGLIVSESESSHDALGHISPFRDVFTSFFFVSVGMLLDFHVLFQKPLLIAGLTIGVLVAKSIIAGGVTSMLGYPLRTAILAGLTLSQVGEFAFILAKSGIEHGLLSDANYKLFLAVSVATMAATPFIISAAPHIARGILRLPLPRRLVSGLRTIASTQDVEQTNHVIIIGFGVNGRNVAKAARAADIPYVIVEMNPETVRTERANGEPIFYGDAIHDTVLRHANIKAARVVVVVISDDAASRRIVATTHALNPTAHIIARTRHLAEVEPLYRVGANEVIPEEFETSVEIFTRVLMEYLIPHDQIEQFIAEVRADGYKIFRTLPKDAPPVSDLNVHFPDLEISVLWVDPKSPFVGKSLAEIALRGTYEVTVLAVRRHEQILTNPHGELRIEFDDEVYLLGSPEKIAQVADLFDNPESQNPTQTDTEDVS